From a region of the Castanea sativa cultivar Marrone di Chiusa Pesio chromosome 10, ASM4071231v1 genome:
- the LOC142611915 gene encoding uncharacterized protein LOC142611915, whose amino-acid sequence MALLLNVLYCYYHQTVEHNSLIASTFRSGFKIKNLGDYVILLISDDENEVEKVPNAEPWCFNKHLVIMQKYDKSIAMEELKFEKTRFWVQVHGLPYKYMDVKAAKKICEVVGKIVHSNDIAETEGGNFRRILVEMDISLPLCRGRVVDMENGKKILGHFQIRVPS is encoded by the exons ATGGCCCTGTTGCTTAATGTGCTATACTGTTACTACCACCAAACAGTAGAGCACAACAGTTTGATTGCTTCGACTTTCAG GAGCggatttaagatcaaaaacCTGGGTGATTATGTGATTCTTTTAATTTCTGATGATGAAAATGAAGTAGAGAAGGTCCCCAATGCCGAACCATGGTGCTTCAATAAGCACTTGGTGATCATGCAGAAGTATGACAAGAGCATAGCAATGGAAGAACTGAAATTTGagaagactcgattttgggttcAAGTTCATGGACTCCCCTACAAGTACATGGATGTTAAGGCGGCCAAGAAGATTTGTGAAGTTGTTGGAAAAATTGTCCACTCTAACGATATAGCTGAAACGGAGGGGGGCAATTTTAGAAGGATTCTAGTGGAGATGGATATATCTTTACCTCTTTGCCGTGGTCGAGTTGTGGATATggagaatggaaaaaaaatcttgggtCACTTTCAAATACGAGTGCCTTCCTAA